One segment of Mycolicibacterium baixiangningiae DNA contains the following:
- a CDS encoding cytochrome C oxidase subunit IV family protein, which translates to MATTPAHPAAAQRAVTVVWLALAAITVVSWWLAPGHSGGPATTSVPITLAVAALAVVKGRLIIRYFMEVRHAPRWLQVSTDAWLIVLWAAVLGIYLY; encoded by the coding sequence ATGGCCACCACACCCGCGCACCCCGCCGCCGCGCAGCGCGCAGTCACCGTGGTCTGGCTCGCACTCGCCGCCATCACGGTCGTGTCCTGGTGGCTGGCGCCCGGACACTCCGGCGGGCCGGCGACCACCAGCGTCCCGATCACGCTTGCGGTGGCGGCGCTCGCCGTGGTCAAGGGACGCTTGATCATTCGTTACTTCATGGAGGTGCGGCACGCACCGCGCTGGCTGCAGGTGTCCACCGATGCCTGGCTCATCGTGTTGTGGGCGGCGGTGCTCGGCATCTACCTGTATTGA
- a CDS encoding cytochrome c oxidase subunit 3: MTETRQAPSASPARPETHLPGDGAMWVMVLGDLIIFGAYFVIYMVHRAMAPEAFLAAQQHLSLTAGVLNTLVLLTSSWFVARGVLAARAGDHTTALRLTYAGGLCGVLFIGIKVYEWSAKIGQGYSLGSGEFFGFYYMLTGVHLFHLALGLLILGIAARELRTRRRMSMVESGATYWHMVDLLWVVIFALLYVMR; this comes from the coding sequence ATGACCGAGACCCGACAGGCGCCCTCCGCGTCGCCCGCCCGCCCCGAGACTCACCTCCCCGGCGACGGCGCGATGTGGGTGATGGTGCTCGGCGACCTGATCATCTTCGGCGCCTACTTCGTGATCTACATGGTCCACCGCGCCATGGCACCGGAGGCCTTCCTCGCCGCACAACAACACCTCAGCCTTACCGCGGGTGTTCTCAACACCCTTGTCCTGCTGACGAGTTCGTGGTTTGTCGCGCGCGGCGTGCTGGCCGCACGCGCCGGTGACCACACCACCGCACTGCGCCTCACCTACGCGGGCGGCCTCTGCGGCGTGCTGTTCATCGGCATCAAGGTCTACGAATGGTCGGCGAAGATCGGTCAGGGGTATTCGCTGGGCAGCGGCGAGTTCTTCGGTTTCTACTACATGCTCACCGGCGTCCACCTCTTCCACCTCGCGCTGGGCCTGCTCATCCTGGGGATCGCGGCGCGGGAATTGCGGACCAGACGGCGCATGTCGATGGTGGAGTCCGGCGCGACCTACTGGCACATGGTGGACCTGCTGTGGGTCGTCATCTTCGCCCTGCTCTACGTGATGAGGTGA
- a CDS encoding thiolase family protein, which translates to MNDVAIIGVGLHPFGRFDKTAMQMGAEAIQFALTDAKLEWKDIQFGFGGSYEVSNPDAVTRLVGLTGITFTNVFNACATAASAIQQTADTIRLGKYDIGIAIGLDKHPRGAFTDDPAKLALPQWYAENGQFVTTKFFGMKANHYLHKHGISQATLAKVAAKNFRNGAINPNAFRRKPIAEDEILNSTVLNYPLTQYMFCAPDEGAAAVIMCRGDIAHRYTDKPVFLRASEIRTRTFGAYEVHATSAPLDEDPSPTVYAARAAYEIAGIGPEDVDVAQLQDTDAGAEVIHMAETGLCADGEQEKLLADGATEIGGSIPVNTDGGLIANGEPIGASGLRQVHEIVRQLRGEAGERQVPGEPKVGLAQVYGAPGTASATILSV; encoded by the coding sequence ATGAACGACGTAGCGATCATCGGCGTAGGGCTGCACCCCTTCGGCAGGTTCGACAAGACCGCGATGCAGATGGGCGCCGAGGCGATTCAATTCGCGCTCACCGACGCCAAACTGGAGTGGAAGGACATCCAGTTCGGCTTCGGCGGCAGTTACGAGGTGTCCAATCCCGATGCGGTCACCCGCCTGGTCGGCCTGACCGGCATCACGTTCACCAACGTATTCAACGCCTGCGCGACGGCGGCAAGCGCCATCCAGCAGACCGCCGACACCATCCGCCTGGGCAAGTACGACATCGGTATCGCCATCGGCCTGGACAAGCATCCGCGCGGTGCGTTCACCGACGATCCCGCCAAACTGGCGCTGCCGCAGTGGTATGCGGAGAACGGCCAGTTCGTCACCACCAAGTTCTTCGGGATGAAGGCCAACCACTACCTGCACAAGCACGGTATCTCGCAGGCCACGCTGGCCAAGGTGGCGGCCAAGAACTTCCGCAACGGTGCCATCAACCCGAACGCGTTCCGCCGCAAGCCGATCGCCGAGGACGAGATCCTCAACTCGACGGTGCTGAACTACCCGCTTACCCAGTACATGTTCTGCGCACCGGATGAGGGCGCGGCCGCGGTCATCATGTGCCGCGGTGACATCGCGCACCGCTACACCGACAAGCCGGTGTTCCTGCGCGCCAGCGAGATCCGTACCCGCACCTTCGGCGCCTACGAGGTGCACGCCACCTCCGCGCCGCTCGACGAGGACCCCTCCCCCACCGTCTACGCGGCGCGGGCAGCCTACGAGATCGCCGGAATCGGGCCCGAGGACGTCGACGTCGCCCAGCTACAGGACACCGACGCCGGCGCGGAGGTCATCCACATGGCCGAGACCGGGCTCTGCGCCGACGGTGAGCAGGAGAAGCTGCTCGCCGACGGCGCCACCGAAATCGGTGGTTCAATACCGGTCAACACCGACGGCGGGCTGATCGCCAACGGCGAGCCCATCGGTGCGTCCGGCTTGCGCCAGGTGCACGAGATCGTGCGGCAACTGCGCGGCGAGGCCGGCGAACGGCAGGTGCCAGGCGAGCCGAAAGTCGGTCTGGCGCAGGTATACGGCGCCCCGGGCACCGCCTCGGCGACGATCCTGTCCGTGTAA
- a CDS encoding Zn-ribbon domain-containing OB-fold protein, translated as MAKALAPEISTWPEDQPQLIGSSCGRCAATTFPVQDRCPKCSAGEMSDVLLPRRGTLIAWTTQGFPPGAPYKGPTGKDFVPFGVGLVQLDDVIRVEGRLTENDPAKLEFGMAVELTMVPFAKDDDGEEIITFAFQPI; from the coding sequence ATGGCGAAGGCGCTTGCGCCCGAGATTTCGACCTGGCCCGAGGACCAACCTCAGCTGATCGGCAGCAGCTGCGGGCGCTGCGCGGCCACCACCTTCCCGGTGCAGGACCGTTGCCCGAAGTGCAGCGCCGGGGAGATGTCCGACGTGCTGCTTCCCCGCCGCGGCACGCTGATCGCCTGGACCACCCAGGGCTTCCCGCCCGGAGCGCCCTACAAGGGGCCGACCGGTAAGGACTTCGTCCCCTTCGGGGTCGGTCTGGTCCAACTAGATGACGTCATCCGCGTCGAGGGCCGGCTCACCGAGAACGACCCCGCCAAACTCGAATTCGGCATGGCGGTCGAGTTGACCATGGTGCCGTTCGCCAAGGACGACGACGGCGAGGAGATCATCACCTTCGCCTTCCAGCCGATCTGA
- a CDS encoding enoyl-CoA hydratase/isomerase family protein, whose translation MVDLEIQDRLAVITIDRPHARNAISLETMGQLEKALDGVGGARALVVTGAGDKAFVSGGDLKELSALRTEAEASAMALRMRTICDRIAEFPGPVVAALNGHALGGGAEVAVAADIRLAADDIRIGFNQVSLEIMPAWGGAERLAALVGNSRALLLAGTGRILTAAEAFELNLVDLVLPREGFDEGWRTIARSLAGRPAGEIKRVIDGVPTTEAVSAFARLWVADEHWAAADRVMKRPK comes from the coding sequence ATGGTCGACCTCGAGATCCAGGACAGATTGGCTGTCATCACGATCGATCGTCCACATGCCCGCAACGCCATTTCCCTGGAGACCATGGGGCAGTTGGAGAAGGCGCTCGACGGCGTCGGTGGAGCGAGGGCGCTGGTCGTGACCGGCGCCGGCGACAAGGCGTTCGTCTCCGGCGGCGACCTCAAGGAACTCAGCGCGCTGCGCACCGAGGCCGAGGCATCGGCCATGGCGTTGCGGATGCGCACGATCTGCGACCGGATCGCGGAATTCCCCGGTCCGGTGGTCGCGGCCCTGAACGGCCACGCGCTGGGCGGCGGTGCAGAGGTGGCGGTGGCCGCAGACATCCGGCTCGCCGCGGACGACATCCGGATCGGCTTCAACCAGGTATCGCTGGAGATCATGCCGGCATGGGGCGGCGCAGAACGCCTGGCCGCGCTGGTCGGCAACAGCAGGGCGTTGCTACTGGCAGGCACCGGCCGCATCCTGACCGCCGCCGAGGCGTTCGAGCTGAACCTGGTGGACCTGGTCCTGCCCAGGGAGGGCTTCGACGAGGGCTGGCGCACGATCGCCCGCTCGCTTGCCGGCCGGCCCGCCGGCGAGATCAAACGCGTCATCGACGGGGTGCCGACCACCGAGGCCGTGTCGGCGTTCGCACGCCTGTGGGTCGCCGACGAACACTGGGCGGCCGCGGACAGGGTCATGAAGCGACCCAAGTGA
- a CDS encoding AMP-binding protein: protein MREIPVELIKRYEHEGWWTPETLGELLARHLERGPDTGFYVHSDVRPYRGTFADVELQARRLAAGLRRRGVGPGDVVALQLPNWAEAAMTFWASAFLGAVVVPIVHFYGRKELGHIMATARPKVFITTAEFGRMAFQPDLCADVPIVGLVGDTSFDDLLDGEPMTDNVHTDPASPALIAFTSGTTRDPKGVVHSHQTLGFETRQLLENYPPDRGRQLTATPVGHFIGMVGAFLIPVLENAPVDLCDVWDPGKVLALMETEELSIGGGPPYFVTSLLDHPDCTPAHIQRFSTVGLGGSTVPATVTRRLADLGLFVFRSYGSTEHPSITGSRPGAAEDKRLYTDGDPRPGVEIKLTDDGEILSRGPDLCLGYIDEALTAKAFDEDGWYHTGDVGVLDEDGYLTITDRKADVIIRGGENISALEVEEVLLGMPAVAEAVVVSAPDARLGEHVAAVLRIRNGHPMPTLDDVRAHFARAGVARQKWPEELQRIPEGQDYPRTASGKVQKVLMREQVRRSAKQGVAAVTN from the coding sequence ATGCGCGAGATTCCGGTTGAGCTGATCAAACGGTACGAGCACGAGGGGTGGTGGACACCCGAAACGCTCGGCGAACTCCTGGCGCGTCACCTGGAGCGGGGGCCGGACACCGGCTTCTACGTGCACTCCGACGTGCGTCCGTACCGCGGCACCTTCGCCGACGTCGAACTGCAGGCCCGCCGGCTGGCCGCCGGCCTGAGGCGGCGCGGCGTGGGTCCGGGCGACGTGGTCGCGCTGCAGTTGCCGAACTGGGCGGAGGCCGCGATGACGTTCTGGGCCTCGGCGTTCCTCGGCGCGGTGGTGGTGCCCATCGTGCATTTCTACGGCCGCAAGGAACTCGGCCACATCATGGCGACGGCGCGGCCCAAGGTGTTCATCACCACCGCGGAGTTCGGCCGGATGGCGTTCCAGCCGGATCTGTGCGCGGACGTGCCGATCGTCGGCCTGGTCGGCGACACCAGCTTCGACGACCTGCTCGACGGCGAACCGATGACCGATAACGTCCATACCGATCCGGCCAGCCCTGCTCTGATCGCGTTCACATCGGGCACCACCCGAGATCCGAAGGGCGTCGTCCACAGTCACCAGACACTGGGATTCGAGACCCGTCAGCTGCTCGAGAACTACCCACCTGACCGCGGCCGCCAGTTGACCGCCACGCCGGTCGGACACTTCATCGGCATGGTCGGCGCCTTCCTCATCCCGGTGCTCGAGAACGCGCCGGTCGACCTGTGCGACGTGTGGGACCCCGGCAAGGTGCTCGCGCTGATGGAGACCGAGGAGTTGTCGATCGGTGGCGGCCCCCCGTACTTCGTCACCAGCCTGCTCGACCATCCCGACTGCACACCCGCCCACATCCAGCGCTTCTCCACGGTCGGCCTCGGCGGCTCGACGGTCCCGGCGACGGTGACGCGGCGGCTGGCCGACCTCGGACTGTTCGTGTTCCGCTCCTACGGCAGCACCGAACATCCGTCGATCACCGGATCGCGGCCCGGCGCGGCGGAGGACAAGCGCCTCTACACCGACGGCGATCCGCGTCCCGGTGTGGAGATCAAGCTCACCGACGACGGCGAGATCCTCTCGCGAGGACCCGATCTCTGCCTCGGCTACATCGATGAGGCGTTGACCGCCAAGGCATTCGACGAGGACGGCTGGTACCACACCGGTGACGTCGGCGTCCTCGACGAAGACGGGTACCTGACCATCACCGATCGCAAGGCCGACGTGATCATCCGCGGTGGCGAGAACATCAGCGCGCTCGAGGTCGAAGAGGTGTTGCTGGGTATGCCGGCCGTCGCCGAGGCGGTGGTGGTCTCGGCGCCGGACGCCCGTCTCGGCGAGCACGTGGCCGCGGTGCTGCGTATCAGGAACGGCCATCCGATGCCCACGCTCGACGACGTCCGCGCGCATTTCGCGCGTGCCGGCGTCGCGCGTCAGAAGTGGCCCGAGGAACTGCAGCGGATCCCTGAAGGGCAGGACTATCCCCGCACCGCCAGCGGAAAGGTGCAGAAAGTGCTGATGAGGGAGCAGGTTCGCCGCAGCGCGAAGCAGGGCGTTGCAGCCGTGACAAATTGA